A genomic segment from Syngnathus scovelli strain Florida chromosome 3, RoL_Ssco_1.2, whole genome shotgun sequence encodes:
- the slc6a4b gene encoding solute carrier family 6 member 4b translates to MAGSLIHHGSPKPGYASNAVQMPIITQTGSRDKWSKKMDFLLSVVGFAVDLGNVWRFPYICYQNGGGAFLIPYILMAIFGGVPLFYMELALGQFHRTGAISIWKHICPIFKGIGYAICVIALYVSFYYNTIIAWALFYFYSSFSTILPWTNCDNVWNTDNCTNYFGMDNVTWTNSSRSPAEEFYTRNVLEIHKSAGLGNVGGVRWQLMLCLFLIFTIVYFSLWKGVKTSGKVVWVTATLPYIVLFILLIRGATLPGAWRGVEFYLKPNWEKLLETSVWVDAAAQIFFSLGPGFGVLLALSSYNPFTNNCYRDAIVTSLVNCVTSFVSGFVIFTVLGYMAEMRKVKVEDVARDKGPSLLFITYPEAIANMMGSTFFAIIFFVMMITLGLDSTFGGLEAIITAVLDEYPDQFSQRRELFVLILVVVCFLGSLSTLTNGGAYVVKLLEEFGVGCSIIAVGFLEAIAVAWFYGINRFSNDIEAMLGKAPGMFWKVCWVAISPAFLAYIMVSSLLKAPLLTLFDYQYPDWSITVGYIIGFSSLMWIPIYMIYKMVWTPGSLKQRLAVCLRPERTLPDIHTDSLNMAIVP, encoded by the exons ATGGCCGGTAGTCTGATCCACCACGGGTCCCCAAAACCCGGATACGCGTCCAACGCGGTCCAGATGCCAATCATCACGCAAACTGGCTCAAGGGACAAATGGAGCAAAAAGATGGACTTTCTCTTGTCTGTCGTGGGCTTTGCTGTGGACTTGGGAAATGTTTGGAGGTTTCCTTACATATGTTACCAGAACGGTGGCG GAGCTTTCCTTATCCCTTATATTCTGATGGCCATCTTTGGCGGGGTGCCACTCTTTTATATGGAGCTGGCTCTGGGACAGTTCCACAGAACTGGAGCCATATCCATATGGAAACACATTTGTCCCATCTTCAAAG GTATAGGATATGCCATTTGCGTTATCGCTCTGTATGTTTCTTTCTACTACAACACCATCATCGCCTGGGCCCTCTTCTACTTCTACTCCTCCTTCTCCACCATCTTGCCATGGACAAACTGTGACAACGTGTGGAACACTGACAACTGCACCAATTATTTTGGAATGGATAACGTCACCTGGACAAATTCTTCACGATCTCCGGCAGAGGAATTTTACAC GAGGAATGTCCTTGAGATCCACAAGTCGGCGGGTCTGGGAAATGTGGGAGGTGTTCGCTGGCAGCTGATGCTCTgcctttttctcattttcaccaTTGTTTACTTTAGTCTGTGGAAGGGGGTGAAGACTTCTGGCAAG GTTGTATGGGTGACCGCCACTCTGCCCTACATTGTCCTTTTCATCCTGTTGATCCGCGGTGCAACTTTGCCAGGTGCTTGGAGAGGAGTGGAATTTTACCTCAAACCCAATTGGGAGAAACTGCTGGAGACCAGT gtgtggGTTGATGCTGCTGCTCAGATCTTCTTTTCCCTCGGTCCAGGCTTTGGAGTGCTACTGGCACTCTCCAGCTATAACCCTTTCACTAACAATTGCTATCG TGATGCCATTGTGACCAGTTTGGTGAACTGTGTGACCAGTTTCGTGTCAGGGTTCGTCATTTTTACCGTGCTGGGTTACATGGCGGAGATGAGGAAAGTGAAAGTTGAGGATGTGGCCAGAGATAAAG GACCCAGTTTACTCTTCATCACGTACCCTGAGGCCATCGCCAACATGATGGGCTCCACTTTCTTCGCCATCATATTTTTTGTAATGATGATTACCCTGGGGCTGGACAGTACG TTTGGTGGGCTGGAGGCGATCATCACAGCCGTATTGGATGAATACCCCGATCAGTTCTCTCAAAGACGTGAACTTTTTGTTCTTATTTTGGTGGTGGTCTGCTTTCTGGGCTCTTTGAGTACTCTTACAAat GGCGGTGCCTATGTTGTGAAGCTGCTGGAGGAGTTTGGGGTTGGCTGTTCCATCATTGCTGTGGGATTCCTTGAGGCCATTGCAGTTGCCTGGTTCTATG GTATCAACAGATTCAGCAATGATATTGAAGCCATGCTGGGCAAAGCCCCGGGAATGTTTTGGAAGGTGTGCTGGGTTGCTATCAGTCCAGCCTTTCTGGCG TATATCATGGTGAGTTCACTACTGAAAGCCCCACTACTCACATTGTTTGACTATCAGTACCCAGACTGGAGCATCACAGTTGGATACATCATTGGCTTTTCATCCCTAATGTGGATCCCTATTTACATGATTTACAAAATGGTGTGGACACCAGGATCTCTCAAACAG AGGCTAGCAGTGTGTCTGAGACCGGAGAGGACCTTACCTGACATTCACACCGACAGCCTAAACATGGCCATCGTTCCATAG
- the ankrd13a gene encoding ankyrin repeat domain-containing protein 13A, whose protein sequence is MSLANVSENIRMEFPLHSYVWENNYRKLEQQIVLLQDELECVDPRGRTPLHLAVSLGHMESVRVLLRHGAQVTKENANNWTVLQEAVSTGDPEMVQLVLQRRDYFKASTALEGVPGLLSKIRESPDFYMEMKWEFTSWIPLVSRVCPSDVCRIWKSGANLRVDATLLGFENMTWIRGRRSYLFRGDDSCAELMEVNHDDQIVDTERFIISQEMEDVTLESMQPAEQEVAKRLTTPIVNTYLDTKDIAFERNMSGIWGWRTDKTEVVNGFETKVFSVNNVNVVIRTRTEHLTDEEKARIKSERNILESLLGTVEQHISAQGDLTLEYATATNPTAITPAEYFNPNFDLGNRDIGRPIELSVRTQKFKGTLWMSEDHPLSLVEQVTPIIDLMARTSSHFARLRDFVTLKFPPGFPIKIEIPLFHVLNARITFGNVNKCSTEEEANKTPATTPSSSGDDDEARVAPTFQVCPSVFAIPNHYLRRGGSRHVTTPANDEEFLQYAIHQSLLDSHMNREQERTGDEPHSQYNDVMVNSQSERSIPEGVLVDYGDTSSPTSTFSTSSHDSELHLAMELSARAQEREEQLRKQEEEDLERILQLSLTEK, encoded by the exons ATGTCTTTAGCTAATGTTAGTGAAAACATTCGAATGGAGTTCCCACTGCACTCCTATGTTTGGGAGAATAATTACAGGAAGCTGGAGCAGCAAATTGTACTATTGCAG GATGAACTTGAGTGTGTGGATCCGAGAGGTCGGACACCTTTGCATCTGGCTGTGTCACTTGGGCACATGGAGTCGGTGAGAGTCCTCCTGAGACATGGAGCTCAAGTTACAAAAGAAAATGCCAATAATTGGACAG TGCTGCAGGAAGCCGTCAGCACGGGAGATCCAGAGATGGTTCAGTTAGTTCTGCAACGGAGAGACTACTTCAAAGCATCCACTGCTTTGGAAGGAGTACCCGGGCTTTTGTCAAAGATTCGAGag TCACCAGACTTCTATATGGAAATGAAGTGGGAATTCACCAGCTGGA TCCCTCTTGTGTCCCGGGTTTGCCCAAGTGACGTGTGCCGCATTTGGAAAAGTGGAGCAAACCTCCGTGTGGATGCCACCCTTCTAGGCTTCGAGAACATGACTTGGATCAGAGGGCGAAGGAGCTACCTTTTCAGAGGAGATG ATTCGTGTGCAGAGTTGATGGAGGTGAACCATGATGATCAGATTGTGGACACGGAGCGTTTCATAATATCACAAGAAATGGAAGATGTCACTCTGGAGTCAATGCAGCCAGCAGAACAAGAAGTGGCCAAAAGGTTGACCACGCCAATTGTCAACACCTACTTGGACACCAAGGACATTGCTTTTGAAAG GAACATGTCTGGAATTTGGGGCTGGAGGACAGACAAAACCGAAGTAGTCAATGGTTTTGAAACAAAG GTTTTCAGTGTAAACAATGTGAATGTCGTCATCAGGACAAGGACTGAACATCTTACAGATGAGGAGAAAGCCAGGATAAAAA GTGAAAGGAACATCCTGGAGTCTCTGCTTGGCACAGTTGAACAGCATATAAGTGCACAAGGG GACCTGACACTTGAATATGCAACAGCCACGAATCCCACAGCCATCACTCCAGCGGAATATTTTAATCCCAATTTCGATTTGGGGAACAGAGATATCGGCCGACCAATTGAGCTGAGCGTGCGAACGCAGAA GTTCAAAGGGACATTGTGGATGAGTGAAGATCATCCTCTGTCCCTGGTGGAGCAGGTGACCCCCATCATTGACCTGATGGCTCGGACCAGCTCGCATTTTGCACGGCTACGAGATTTTGTCACGCTCAAATTCCCTCCTGGATTTCCTATCAAAATTG AGATTCCTCTATTTCATGTGCTGAATGCCAGGATTACTTTTGGTAACGTGAATAAATGCAGTACTGAAGAGGAAGCCAACAAAACACCAGCAACCACACCGTCGTCCTCAGGAGACGACGACGAGGCTCGAG TCGCGCCAACATTCCAGGTATGTCCGTCTGTGTTTGCGATACCCAACCACTACCTCCGCCGAGGGGGCAGCCGACACGTCACTACGCCCGCTAATGACGAGGAGTTTTTGCAATACGCAATCCATCAAAGTCTCTTGGATTCCCACATGAACCGAGAGCAG GAGAGAACAGGGGATGAGCCACACAGCCAATATAATGACGTCATGGTCAACAGCCAGAGTGAGAG GAGTATCCCAGAGGGGGTGCTCGTGGATTATGGCGACACCTCTAGCCCCACGAGCACCTTCTCCACCTCAAGCCATGACTCAGAGCTCCACTTGGCCATGGAGCTCTCTGCGCGGGCACAAGAGCGAGAGGAGCAGCTGAGGAAGCAGGAGGAAGAGGACCTGGAGCGGATTTTGCAGCTGTCTCTCACTGAGAAGTAG